Proteins encoded together in one Amblyomma americanum isolate KBUSLIRL-KWMA chromosome 1, ASM5285725v1, whole genome shotgun sequence window:
- the LOC144115366 gene encoding uncharacterized protein LOC144115366: protein MTPFLHAHRLEDCMCSSMVIQTGHGASPGLDFSHLSHCMESTAGIGNRQSKPTGKHRYECTHCDMEFKKHSNLMTHLRVHTGERPYRCEHCGKNFSVKFALQRHLRTHTDERPFRCDHCGISFSENRDLVAHLHTHTGEHPYRCDKCGRCFSMKSTLAMHIRTHTGEKPYHCHLCPMVFADHSNLRRHVKSHRGEKPFHCDLCQKTFSRREGLKHHKDVMHK from the exons ATGACTCCATTTCTTCATGCTCATCGCCTAGAAGATTGCATGTGCA GTTCTATGGTCATCCAGACCGGACACGGTGCATCTCCTGGCCTGGATTTTTCCCATCTCAGCCATTGCATGGAATCTACTGCTGGCATTGGCAACCGCCAGAGTAAACCCACAGGAAAGCACCGCTACGAATGCACCCACTGCGACATGGAATTCAAAAAACACTCCAACTTAATGACTCATCTCAGAGTCCACACCGGTGAACGCCCATACCGCTGTGAGCACTGCGGAAAGAACTTTTCTGTCAAATTCGCCCTGCAACGCCACTTACGCACTCACACTGATGAACGTCCTTttcgttgtgaccactgtggtaTCAGCTTTTCAGAAAACCGTGACCTAGTGGCACACCTGCACACTCACACTGGTGAACATCCGTATCGTTGTGACAAATGTGGTAGGTGCTTTTCAATGAAGAGCACCCTGGCGATGCACATTCGTACCCATACAGGTGAAAAGCCATATCATTGCCATCTGTGCCCCATGGTCTTTGCAGACCACTCAAACTTGCGGAGGCATGTGAAATCCCATAGGGGTGAAAAACCCTTCCATTGCGACTTGTGCCAAAAAACATTCTCTAGGAGGGAAGGTTTGAAACACCACAAGGATGTAATGCACAAATAG